From the genome of Ananas comosus cultivar F153 linkage group 18, ASM154086v1, whole genome shotgun sequence, one region includes:
- the LOC109724465 gene encoding putative F-box protein At1g47730: MDAKKTVGTGLDLPMNVMLEILKRLPAKSLARLNFVCKQWHSWLHLPYFAKLQSEHASRNPKIYVINTWLAWDDNLGQNTLRIYSFSEDGGRVMLSDKFAIPITVKDDFSISNACHGLISFYGARYVFVANPRTRKFRALKEASFHQSRVLGGELIFPNVGLGFSLETGEYKVARVSGRERRCEVLTLGKDVSWRDIGAVRFPLSRYRPAYMNGALYWTTIEHPGLERIVRFDVCREEFTGIELPPSWSPQPFRGKRRLYFGVLWGSLCLAAWRAPLLDLHVIDDNKSTWASKRRNIHSRKIEARLNMGCIKLIDWIKDMTAVAIHKDKVLIFCELSMNWVYHDLRSNTSSIIRLPNDEPFLLTNSRPFACEESIVRVP; encoded by the coding sequence ATGGATGCGAAGAAGACAGTGGGCACCGGCCTGGACCTTCCGATGAATGTAATGCTTGAGATTCTGAAGAGACTTCCTGCAAAGTCTCTTGCGCGATTGAACTTCGTTTGTAAGCAATGGCACTCGTGGTTGCATTTGCCTTATTTTGCCAAGCTGCAGAGTGAGCACGCATCTCGCAACCCGAAAATATATGTCATTAATACATGGTTGGCATGGGATGATAATTTAGGTCAGAATACGCTTCGTATATATTCGTTCTCGGAGGACGGAGGCCGGGTAATGCTCTCCGATAAATTCGCAATCCCTATCACAGTTAAAGACGATTTTAGTATTTCAAATGCATGCCATGGTCTGATCTCCTTCTACGGCGCAAGATATGTTTTTGTGGCTAATCCACGTACTAGAAAGTTTCGGGCTCTTAAAGAAGCCTCTTTTCATCAATCACGTGTATTGGGCGGTGAGCTTATTTTCCCTAATGTGGGGTTGGGTTTCAGCCTCGAGACTGGTGAATATAAAGTTGCTCGAGTCTCTGGCCGGGAGCGAAGGTGCGAGGTTCTCACTCTGGGGAAGGATGTGTCTTGGAGAGATATAGGTGCTGTTCGATTTCCGCTCTCAAGGTACAGGCCTGCTTACATGAATGGAGCTCTATATTGGACCACTATCGAGCACCCTGGTCTGGAACGCATTGTTCGGTTTGACGTCTGCAGAGAAGAGTTTACGGGTATCGAGCTCCCCCCTAGCTGGTCGCCGCAGCCTTTCAGAGGGAAGCGGCGTTTGTACTTCGGAGTGCTTTGGGGATCTCTTTGTCTTGCTGCCTGGCGTGCCCCGCTGTTGGATTTGCATGTGATCGATGATAACAAGTCTACGTGGGCAAGTAAGAGAAGAAATATTCACTCCAGAAAAATTGAAGCTCGTCTTAACATGGGATGTATCAAACTTATTGATTGGATCAAAGATATGACCGCTGTAGCCATCCATAAGGACAAGGTCCTCATATTCTGCGAACTTAGTATGAACTGGGTCTACCATGATCTGCGAAGCAACACGAGCTCCATTATCAGGCTCCCCAATGATGAGCCTTTTCTCTTAACTAATTCCAGACCTTTTGCTTGTGAGGAGAGTATCGTTCGAGTTCCGTAG